DNA from Quercus lobata isolate SW786 chromosome 1, ValleyOak3.0 Primary Assembly, whole genome shotgun sequence:
GCACCAAAAGGACTTCCGGCCCAACTCTGATGAgtccaaacttatttaaaaagagGTCcaaggaggaatgtctcctcagACGTGCCAAATATGGACCAAATGTGCACCCTATCCATAATAAGGAATCACTCCAACAAATACTAGTAGTAAGGACGAGCCTCACAAAGtcgagagaaggaagagagtatAGGATGTCCAGGGGGAGatcacaactgccgcattaaattcagggaagctacttttctggccgcattaatgtggagaggacaggcgaacagtgttaccttggccactgcaactcacagaaaggtagggtagatgtccgatgggacgggcactcaagtaaaggtccagatgatcaacaagtgtaaggctctGATTACTTTAAGGAGGTTATATAAGAGAAGGGCATCTCCATGAAGAGGGGATCAGAAAAaggggagaaagaaagaaggagagatagagaaagaaaaatcatagCCTTTTATTAGGAACAGAAGTGCACCCACATGTCTCCTCAAACCGAACATCCAGTGaacataaaggagatattcttacgTTCAATCGTTGCATGGCCCAAAATTAACTAGCACTCACTTCGTTAAGGCCTAATTCTGTAACCCGctttttacaaattcattgtctaggacTCTTTGGGCCAGAATCACCTACTTGCTGGGCCTAGGCCCCAAAAATTGACCCTACAAACttcatcaacaaaaacaaaaacaaatgaacAATAACTTAGTACCTCTATTAAGTTACTGTTCATCAATAaaactaagggtccgtttggttagtcgttttggaaaattaaaaaaaaaaaaaatttaaaacccaaaaatctattttgtaaACACAACTCCTCAGAGATTTTTTTACAAACGAgcattttaaactcaaaatacaatttttcaaCGATCTATACAAACGCACcctaaataaattcattttcaattgtttgaaaaattatttttaaatgagcAATGGACTGCCACCgacaaaaccaaaaacattTAGGCTtttaggctgcgtttggttGAATGTAAAGTGATTTctgtaaggactgaaattgtATTGGTCCCAAAACCAGATTGGGCTCAAACGCTAACggtccaaacaataaatttgtagagcgtggatagaAGAACTAGATTTATCCTAAAAGAACTAGATTTATCctagaagaaaaacaattagaCTTAACGGTTCAAGATGGTTTGACACAAATAAGATTAGCAAACTTACCCTCGGACAAACTAAGTTATTTGTTTCATATCGTTTTCTTCCAGACAGAAATTGTATAAGAGTTCCAATCCCCTTTCCGAGTGCATTCTTCTGGGTTATATATTGCAATCTTGGTGTCAtccttaccacacacgtgtaggttagattcgggggactccttcctgtcccatccagtACCTCCTAAAACCATCAaccagtagctgtaaggctgcttgatcactATTCAAACATcattttcacattaatgcgaccagagaGTTGGTTAAAAGGCATTTAATGCGAATGTAGtaacttttgaagatatttgtttacttttcttttcttatcccTGGTCCAATGTCCCATCTTTAGTTGTGGTGTAACTCTGAAGTAAGTCTGTGATGATATGACACTCAGATTTACCTCGGACACACGTTGTCGAGAAAGCTTTTGTCCTCAGACGCTTATTGGACCCATCTCACATTGTCTCTATTCCTCTCTTAACTTTATTCTTTTCATAGCCTTATttgggcctcctcggatggtTTAACGTCCTCGAATAgggccataggcccagttaATACTGCTTTTAACAATATTTCCTAATTAACTGACCCCTACAATTTtcgagtgtaaaatattttcaggtaaaaatattttcaggacTGACGCACttgtatgtttatatttataaaatttcccTGTTGCTTTACTAAACCGACCTTAGTTTCTGATACCGATCCTTAGTAGGAGTACGATTTTTGAAGAAAGTTTCctaaacaatattatttattagtttcgGAAATATATGGAGTCGGTGGGTTTTCtcctttttgctttttctctagAAGGATTTGacatgttttaaaatttaaataaaaaaataaaaataacatctcCTAATAAATCGTTaactacttattaaaaaaaaaaaacatgtttggcgGGAAGGATCTGTCctgagtttttgttgttttttgtagTTGTTTCGTTAATAAAAACTTCgcttacctttttctcaaaaaagaaaaaaaatcgtTAACCACTTAACCTGGACGCAACTCCTAGTAAGTTCTAAATTTTATCATTCTTTCTAAcctttattcataaaaaaaatccttttttctttttttgagaaacccaaaaaaataaaaaaaatcctgatTCTACTtaattgctatatatatattaacaatagTTTGctcaaatgcaaaaaatttctctaaattttaccaaaattcatttcaactctttaactttgtttttgtttatttcatcAGTCTTCTGATTTTCAAAAGTGTTCAATTTAGTCATCAATGAAACATGCAATTATCTATGTTGTTAACACTCCCCAAAATGATgcaattttggtgtttttttaaatatttaactattaattttatttttttctattttttattaaaaaaaagcccagaaataaaaaataaaaaacgttaTACACAATTGaaactaagggtccgtttggataccgcttattttgctgaaaactaaaaactaaaaacaccgtagcaaaataatttttaaatgtgtgaatagtgccgtgagacctatttttaatgaaagttttgttgaaaaaagagatttgtgaGTCTCATGAACAATGCATAAGACCCATTGGAAAGCACTGAAAACGCCAGTGCacgttctcaaaaaaaaaaaaataaataaaaacgctGAAACACAAACGCGTGTCTATTTCAGCTATACCCAAATGGGTACTaaatctgaaaaagaaaaaaaaatcacccaatTACCCCCTTCAATTGCTAcaagtttattgatttttagattttgttcaACAATTGTTCTCAgatccaaaccaaaaaaatcatagattagacctagccaaaaaaaaaaaaaaaaaaaaaaatcacagcaacatttttttaaagagacaTGGCAACCTCTTCATGTGGAAGATTAGTTGGTTTAGAGGCAAATATTAAAAAGCATAGATTAGACCTAAAATCTTTCATGATTTGTGAGATAATGTTTGCAGGTCTTTTGGAATTAGTTATTAGTTAATCCTATATGATCACCGGAAAAGTTGTCGAGTTTCTTTTCTACGTGTTCTTCaatttctctcccttttattttttaatggatcATGTTAATGAGTACCCTTAGGACAATtgttaattattttagaaaattttcgATACAAatttcatagaaaatataaaaatccgtgaaagaaattaattatatttttattttctcataaaaatgttcttaaaatatttcctacaaaaaaagattttttattagtttactttttttttttttaatttagaaacttgaaaattacaaaactacaTAATATTAACTACATTTAACGGAAACTTACAAAAATTAGATGATgcgttttgcatttttgccaaaatagttttactttatttttattttaatggatcttattacttttaaaattatggGAGAGCGGGTTTGGGTTGCTTTAAACGTGGCccattaaaaaaacccaaaaagtaATAACCCAGAGGAAAGCCCCTAATGCTAACGGctataaaattccaaaacttgAAGCCTGAGGTACTAAATAAGAGCCGTTGGATTTCATATCCATCTAACGGTTCAAATTCGATAAAGAAGTCGACCGTTGGGGCTTGGCCTCGGTTCATATAAGTATTCCTCAAAATTCAAAGCCCTTCATAGAGAAACACATTCACAAAGAGcaaaaaaagcaaaaccaaaaccaaaagttatagaaattgaaaaagagagaaactttcagagagaaatagagatagagagagagaattgtggTGGAACGAGGTGGCGACCCCAGACGGTGAAGGAGGAGAGACACGCAATAGTCGCCTCCAAGTGTTTTTTTCGTCGCTGTTGTCTAGCTTTGGAGGAGTTTTTCGCTATAGTAATTCTCAAGAACAAGAGCAAGATATGGCTTCTAGAGCTCTTGTTCCTCTGCAACAACAACTCAAAGGTActatcttttttccttttttagatTTCTAACCCAGTtctgtttttttgctttttctgaTCTGTTAGCCACTATTGGGTTGAATCTGCATCTGGGTTTTCTTTCAATATATGTTCTTTTTTGGGATATGGAACAACTACGTTTTGAATCTGCGACTGGGTTTTCTTTTAAGGCTTTTGATTGTGATTTCTAAACCcatatttgttttttgattttttttgatcTGTTAGCCACCATGGGGATGAATCTGCATCTGGGATTTCTTTTAAGATGTGTTCTTTTTGTTCTATTTGTGGGATATGTAGTAATTACGTTTAATCTGCGTCTGGGTTTTCTTTAAGGTTTTTGGTTGTGGGTTTCTTCATTATCTTCTTGAGTTATGTTGAATGATTTTGTGGAGACCCATGTAGTGataatttcttttgattctttctgagttcttttgaatttttcttttgctcCTAACGTTTTGGGTTGAGAGATTTGATTAAAAGACACATCTTTGGAAAACAAGAGAGAATTAGATCCAAAACAGAAAGGATCATCTATGATCTATCTGAATAAATGTTTGGTTTGTGGTAATTTACAATTTTGGGGGATCTTTTGTTTTGTGCAAATTAGTGATTTTTCTTGACGGCTAATTGGGTTTTGCAAAATATAAGGTTTCAATTTAAGATTTAACATAGTTGCTTGTTAATGTTCGGATATTTGTTGATGGCTCTCCTTGTTAATTGTTATCATTATAAATTGTATTTGGATCTCTTTGCTCAATTTGTATTTTGGGCTATTTCAGGTTCTTATGTTTTGCCCCCAAAGCCTGGTATTTGTGTTCTAGCTTTTCCTTTTGAAATGCcttttgattttgagattaCTGGTATTTTCAGGTGAAGGAATGCAGAAGAATGTACCTGCAGAAGGAAGGACTAGGCGGGTTCTCCAAGATATTGGTAATATGGTTGCTGAGAGAGCTGTGGAAGTGAAGCTTCAAGCTCAGCCCATTGcaaggtctctctctctctctcacacacacacacacacactcactcaCACATCACCTTGCTCACGTGCTTATATGTGTAATTCTTGTCTTGCAGGGCTTTTTGTACAGAACTAATTGCTAATGCACAAGCAGCAGCAGAGAAGAATAAGGTAGCATACCATTTATTTGAAACATATATGTTTTCAGTTAAGTCTTGAATTGCACTGTCACCAAATTAATAAATGTACTGAATTTGTGAAGTTGCAGAAACCAATTAAAGATGCTTTAGGTGCAGTAGCTGGATATGGGGTCGTTGTGAAGAAAGGCGGTGTAGCAACAAAGGTGGCGGCAGCTCAAAAGATTGTCAAGAAGCCTAATCCTGAGGAGGTGATTGTGATTAGCTCAGATGAAGAGGATGAGGGTAAATGCGCTGGTAGAAGAAAATTAAAGGAAGGGCCTTCAAGGAAGAATGTCAAGACCCTCACTGCAATACTCACCGCTCGAAGCAaggtaatttttgtattttaggaCCCCATTGTGGTTTCTAATTGTTGATCATGTTCTGTTTCATTGTTTGTACTAAACTTGATTAACCTCATAGGCTGCTTGTGGAATCACCAAAAAGCCCAAGGATCTGATAGAAAACATCGATGCTGCTGATGTTGACAATGAATTGGCGGTGGCTGAATATGTGGATGAAATGTACAAGTTCTACAAAGAGACTGAGGTACTGTTTTTATACCTTCTGACTCTCTCCCACTCTATCTCTACTCTGTCTAATGTTAGAATTTTCTGATGCAGGATTTGAGTCAAGTGCATGACTACATGATTAAACAAACAGACATAAATGCTAAGATGAGATCAATCCTTGTAGACTGGTTGATAGAGGTTCATCGCAAATTTGAACTCACGCCAGAGACCCTGTATCTCACAATAAATATTGTGGATCGATTCCTTTCGATAATGGCGGTATCTAGGAGGGAACTTCAGTTGGTTGGAATCAGCTCAATGCTAATTGCAAGCAAGTATGAAGAGATTTGGGCACCAGAGGTAGGGATCATATTCTTTGCTTTCACACATGCTCAATGACTttgtttttaatgaaatgtTCTTTTGCCTAATCTTGGGTTTTCAAAATGTGCAGGTCAATGACTTTGTTTGCATTTCAGACAATGCCTATCTTAGGGAACAGATATTGGTCATGGAGAAAACAATCTTGGAAAAGCTGGAATGGTTAATGACAGTCCCTACTCCTTATGTTTTCCTTGTTCGATATATCAAGGCCTCTGTGCCATCTGATAAGGAGGTACACAAATTTTGTTGTGATCATGTCTAACATTCTGATTGTAAGAGATAATCAGGactaattatttgatttttatgatGTGTAGATGGAGAATATGGTGTTTTTCTTAGCTGAACTTGGTCTACTGCACTATCCTACTATAACTTCATATTGCCCTTCAAAGATTGCTGCTTCTGCTGTTTATGCTGCACGATGTACCCTTGACAACAGCCCTTTCTGGAATGAAACTCTAGAGCACTACACAGGCTATTCTGAATGCCAGCTAAAGTAAGACTACATACTTATTGTTTTGTTAGTCAATTAAGTACATAAGTTGATGAACATTAAGTTATTATATGCATCTCTTTCCAAGTACCACAATTGATGATGTTTACTTTGCAATGTAACAGGGATTGCGCGGAGCTCTTGGTAAGCTTACATTCTGTGGCTGCAGAAGGTAAGCTCAAGGCAGTGCATAGGAAATTCACAAGTTCAGATAGGGGTGCTGTTGCTCTTCTCACCCCAGCCAAAAGCCTGTCAAGCAAATCATCTTGAAGAACTTGTGTTCAACTTAGATGATGGCATTAGTTACCAGTATGTCATGCCACTGTTGTTTTTGGCTGGCAATTGTCAATAGGGAGGAGATCATTTTGCTGTTATGATCCGTCAGCTTCTATTTGTTATATTCTTTCTTCACTTGTAGTTTGCAAAAAACAAGTGTGTGACGCTGTTCAACTTTTGTGTGTGGCCATCCTTCATTGTGATTAGTTTTACCAGGTGTTCTTTGCCTCTTCTATGTTTGGTTACTGAATGTCATATAGCAAAACCAAGAACTTTTGGTGGAGAAATGGACTTCTGGTGGGATGCATTTTCCTATCATAGTTGAGATGGTTGGTGTAAAGGCAATTTCCATTGGGTCTGAGTCTTATTactgacaataacttttaacaaaaaatagtaacaaaattttttgtatgaatggttcaaattcattataaatttttaaatattcaaacaaaattgaagaaaaaattttgcGGCCATGATATTTCAATAAAGACTCTTAAAGTAGACCAATAGAACCTTAACTCAAAAAgtgttgcaaatgtgttaaatcgtcttatatctaaaataaagtatctttttcaattatgatattcaattctctatatcaactatgatattcaactATGTTGGGCTGCCCCTGTATAGAAACCCCAAAAGAGATTCCCCATTAAGACAATATTCCTAATCCAAACACCCAGTGGGTCTCAAAATTCTGTCAAAGTCACTCATGTGGACACACAAAGGATGAGAAGAGAATCAAGAGATGCTACATGTTTCCCACTTTCAAAGTCACTCATGTGGACACACACCAAGCATGTGCCATGTTATTTCAGGATCTCATGCGAGAGTGCATGAGGTCCTACCAAGTGgcactctaattttgcatttaacattttttaacctctttcattaagttttttttactattatccaAAAGTTTactttaacttattttactgttatctcattaatATCTTATTAATTTCTAAGCTTACACCACAACTTTCACTATattcttcaaatcttttagcatacccactgttttagtattttaaaaaaataataataataataataaagtaaagactaatagtaataactaatgaGATAAGACTCTAGAGAAAGATAGAAAGAtacaaaaatattgtggattgttaaataaaacgCACTATTTCActatattaccaaaatatctcCCACCACCATCAAGACATTGGAAACCCCtatgggtaattttttttttctttttattaggggcttaaatatgatttaggtttagGTAATTTGgttaattagtttttgttttgggtagagagaatatttggtaTGCAATGTAAAGTCATATTCTACaatagtttaattttaaatcatctataagacaTAAACACACTTGCCCACACCATATCTTAATGTCACACCATCGATGAGTGGAATATAGTCAGAGAATTGAGCATACTTTTATTTCGTAGTATGAAATATgtaaacacaacacaaattagttgattttcatggtcCCGTTActcttgcatttatttttggtttcatgatttaaaaaaataataatcttaccTTAAGAAGGCTACAAATATGCAGTGAAGttactaaattaatttttaatatctcaaaatgtatatatgtttctttactctaatttagtttattttttctttataatatatatacaacattattcaaaaccattttatataaaatattacaaaattatttgtgCATCACACGAAAAACTTACTAGTTACAATGATAGTACTAACTttgatgggaaaagaaaaatgataataaaaaaataaaaaagaagaagcgaTAAATTAgcaattgtcccaaaagcttaaaattgttaggaagtgTTAAATTTATTCACTTAACCATTATTAGATTCATTATTCTAATATAAAGTGATAATTGCAAATGAATAGATCTTCCCCATTcggccaaaaaaagaaaaagaaaagggggtcCCTTAGTCAACTTCACCGGAGCCTTCATGACCGGTGCTGTTGTTGGCAATTCCTTCTTCATTGACCTTAACCTTAGTCCCACAGCAGCCCTTCTTGTCATGCACCTCAGCCTCAACCTTTTTCCCACAGCAGTCTCCATCCTTCTTTCCAAGCTCCAATCTCCTCTCAAGGAACTCTGAATTCTCCTTCCAGACCTCTCCATTAGCAAGAACCTCC
Protein-coding regions in this window:
- the LOC115981077 gene encoding G2/mitotic-specific cyclin S13-7-like isoform X1, with the translated sequence MASRALVPLQQQLKGEGMQKNVPAEGRTRRVLQDIGNMVAERAVEVKLQAQPIARAFCTELIANAQAAAEKNKLQKPIKDALGAVAGYGVVVKKGGVATKVAAAQKIVKKPNPEEVIVISSDEEDEGKCAGRRKLKEGPSRKNVKTLTAILTARSKAACGITKKPKDLIENIDAADVDNELAVAEYVDEMYKFYKETEDLSQVHDYMIKQTDINAKMRSILVDWLIEVHRKFELTPETLYLTINIVDRFLSIMAVSRRELQLVGISSMLIASKYEEIWAPEVNDFVCISDNAYLREQILVMEKTILEKLEWLMTVPTPYVFLVRYIKASVPSDKEMENMVFFLAELGLLHYPTITSYCPSKIAASAVYAARCTLDNSPFWNETLEHYTGYSECQLKDCAELLVSLHSVAAEGKLKAVHRKFTSSDRGAVALLTPAKSLSSKSS
- the LOC115981077 gene encoding G2/mitotic-specific cyclin S13-7-like isoform X2 → MASRALVPLQQQLKGEGMQKNVPAEGRTRRVLQDIGNMVAERAVEVKLQAQPIARAFCTELIANAQAAAEKNKKPIKDALGAVAGYGVVVKKGGVATKVAAAQKIVKKPNPEEVIVISSDEEDEGKCAGRRKLKEGPSRKNVKTLTAILTARSKAACGITKKPKDLIENIDAADVDNELAVAEYVDEMYKFYKETEDLSQVHDYMIKQTDINAKMRSILVDWLIEVHRKFELTPETLYLTINIVDRFLSIMAVSRRELQLVGISSMLIASKYEEIWAPEVNDFVCISDNAYLREQILVMEKTILEKLEWLMTVPTPYVFLVRYIKASVPSDKEMENMVFFLAELGLLHYPTITSYCPSKIAASAVYAARCTLDNSPFWNETLEHYTGYSECQLKDCAELLVSLHSVAAEGKLKAVHRKFTSSDRGAVALLTPAKSLSSKSS